The genomic DNA GGCGGGGCGGCGGTCAGGGCCAGGCCCAGGGCCAGGGCGGCGGCCCCCGCGGCGCGTTTGGTGCTGGTCAGTCGCATGTCTCGGTCACCACAGTTCACTCGAGAGGGCCAGCGCCGCGCCGAGGGCCAGGCAGAGGACGCCCGCGCGCAGCCAGCGGTATTTGGCGGCCAGGACCTGTCCGTGGACGCTGGCCTGGTCAAGGAGCCAGGAAGTCGTGTCGGCACCGGCCTCGGTGAGCCGGTCGAGCAGCGCGCCGACGGGGGCGCCGGCGATGAGGTCGCGCAGGAGGGTGCGGTCGGCGCCGATCCGGGTGCGGGGCAGGACCACCGCGACGAGCATCAGCATTCCGACGCTCCACAGGGCGACGGCGAGGGCGACGAGGACGGCGGCGAACCCGTGCGCGGTGAGGTACGCGGGGTTGCGGGCGAAGACGACGGCGAGGAAGGCGAGCGCGCCGGACAGCAGGATCGCCGCCTTGGTGTCGGCGCGGCCTATGTCCTCGCGGACGGTGCTCAGCAGGCGCTCCGCGAGGGCGCGGACCTCGTCGGGGGAGGCGGGGGCGCCGCCCGTGCCGCTCACTCGTCGTCCCAGTCGTCGAAGTCGGCGCTGGGGGGCGCGGGCGGGGCGTACGACGGGGCGTCGCCGTCACGGCGGAGGGCGTCCCGCCCGGGCGCGCCGGCGTCGCGGCCGTGTCCGCGTTCGCGGGCGGACTGGACGCTGGTCGGTTCGTGGACGCGGTGCGGGTCGTCGTCGCCCGGGTCCGCGGGCCGGGGGCCGGGGG from Streptomyces sp. MRC013 includes the following:
- a CDS encoding Pycsar system effector family protein, encoding MSGTGGAPASPDEVRALAERLLSTVREDIGRADTKAAILLSGALAFLAVVFARNPAYLTAHGFAAVLVALAVALWSVGMLMLVAVVLPRTRIGADRTLLRDLIAGAPVGALLDRLTEAGADTTSWLLDQASVHGQVLAAKYRWLRAGVLCLALGAALALSSELW